One stretch of Excalfactoria chinensis isolate bCotChi1 chromosome 2, bCotChi1.hap2, whole genome shotgun sequence DNA includes these proteins:
- the JPH1 gene encoding junctophilin-1 isoform X2, with translation MTGGRFDFDDGGTYCGGWEDGKAHGHGICTGPKGQGEYAGSWSHGFEVAGGYTWPSGNTYLGYWAQGKRHGLGVETKGRWMYRGEWSHGFKGRYGVRQSLSTPARYEGTWSNGLQDGYGVETYGDGGTYQGQWTGGMRHGYGVRQSVPYGMATVIRSPLRTSLASLRSEQSNGTVLHDITSDSPAGTRGGFVLNFHSEAEAMGIKKKGGLFRRGSLLGSIKLRKSESRSSISSKRSSVRSDAAMSRISSSDANSTISFGDGDCDYCPMEDHVDATTTETYMGEWKNDKRSGFGVSERSNGMKYEGEWLNNRRHGYGCTMFPDGTKEEGKYKNNVLVRGIRKQLIPIRNTKTREKVDRAIEGAQRAAAMARTKVEIATSRVVHPLLVNHSYWKPHKEW, from the exons ATGACGGGCGGCCGGTTCGACTTCGACGATGGCGGCACCTACTGCGGCGGCTGGGAGGACGGCAAAGCCCACGGGCACGGCATCTGTACCGGGCCCAAGGGGCAGGGCGAGTACGCCGGCTCCTGGTCGCACGGCTTCGAGGTGGCGGGCGGCTACACCTGGCCCAGCGGCAACACCTACCTGGGCTACTGGGCGCAGGGCAAGCGGCACGGGCTGGGCGTGGAGACGAAGGGCAGGTGGATGTACCGCGGCGAGTGGTCGCACGGCTTCAAGGGGCGCTACGGCGTGCGGCAGAGCCTCAGCACGCCGGCCCGCTACGAGGGCACCTGGAGCAACGGGCTGCAGGACGGCTACGGCGTCGAGACCTACGGCGACGGAG GTACATACCAGGGACAATGGACAGGAGGAATGCGACACGGATATGGTGTACGTCAGAGTGTACCCTATGGCATGGCAACTGTGATCCGTTCACCTCTACGAACATCTCTAGCTTCACTTCGAAGTGAGCAGAGCAATGGCACCGTTCTGCATGACATCACTTCAGACAGTCCGGCTGGAACAAGAGGAGGATTTGTGCTCAATTTTCACAGTGAAGCAGAAGCCATgggaattaagaaaaaaggaggCTTATTCAGAAGAGGATCCCTTCTTGGTAGTATAAAACTTAGAAAATCTGAATCTAGGTCCTCGATATCTAGCAAACGGAGCTCTGTCAGGAGTGATGCTGCTATGAGCAGAATTAGTTCCAGTGATGCCAACTCTACAATTAGTTTTGGAGACGGTGACTGTGATTATTGTCCTATGGAAGACCACGTTGATGCCACCACGACAGAAACCTATATGGGTGAATGGAAGAATGACAAGCGCAGTGGTTTTGGTGTTAGTGAGCGTTCAAATGGCATGAAATATGAAGGAGAATGGCTAAATAACAGGAGGCACGGATATGGATGTACCATGTTTCCAGATGGCAccaaagaagaaggaaaatataaaaataatgttttggttCGTGGAATAAGAAAGCAACTTATACCAATACGAAACACAAAAACTAGAGAAAAGGTGGATAGAGCAATAGAGGGTGCACAGCGAGCGGCTGCCATGGCAAGAACGAAAGTGGAAATTGCAACTTCAAG GGTTGTTCACCCCCTCCTTGTTAACCATTCATACTGGAAGCCACATAAGGAATGGTGA
- the JPH1 gene encoding junctophilin-1 isoform X3 codes for MTGGRFDFDDGGTYCGGWEDGKAHGHGICTGPKGQGEYAGSWSHGFEVAGGYTWPSGNTYLGYWAQGKRHGLGVETKGRWMYRGEWSHGFKGRYGVRQSLSTPARYEGTWSNGLQDGYGVETYGDGGTYQGQWTGGMRHGYGVRQSVPYGMATVIRSPLRTSLASLRSEQSNGTVLHDITSDSPAGTRGGFVLNFHSEAEAMGIKKKGGLFRRGSLLGSIKLRKSESRSSISSKRSSVRSDAAMSRISSSDANSTISFGDGDCDYCPMEDHVDATTTETYMGEWKNDKRSGFGVSERSNGMKYEGEWLNNRRHGYGCTMFPDGTKEEGKYKNNVLVRGIRKQLIPIRNTKTREKVDRAIEGAQRAAAMARTKVEIATSRLLLISCSS; via the exons ATGACGGGCGGCCGGTTCGACTTCGACGATGGCGGCACCTACTGCGGCGGCTGGGAGGACGGCAAAGCCCACGGGCACGGCATCTGTACCGGGCCCAAGGGGCAGGGCGAGTACGCCGGCTCCTGGTCGCACGGCTTCGAGGTGGCGGGCGGCTACACCTGGCCCAGCGGCAACACCTACCTGGGCTACTGGGCGCAGGGCAAGCGGCACGGGCTGGGCGTGGAGACGAAGGGCAGGTGGATGTACCGCGGCGAGTGGTCGCACGGCTTCAAGGGGCGCTACGGCGTGCGGCAGAGCCTCAGCACGCCGGCCCGCTACGAGGGCACCTGGAGCAACGGGCTGCAGGACGGCTACGGCGTCGAGACCTACGGCGACGGAG GTACATACCAGGGACAATGGACAGGAGGAATGCGACACGGATATGGTGTACGTCAGAGTGTACCCTATGGCATGGCAACTGTGATCCGTTCACCTCTACGAACATCTCTAGCTTCACTTCGAAGTGAGCAGAGCAATGGCACCGTTCTGCATGACATCACTTCAGACAGTCCGGCTGGAACAAGAGGAGGATTTGTGCTCAATTTTCACAGTGAAGCAGAAGCCATgggaattaagaaaaaaggaggCTTATTCAGAAGAGGATCCCTTCTTGGTAGTATAAAACTTAGAAAATCTGAATCTAGGTCCTCGATATCTAGCAAACGGAGCTCTGTCAGGAGTGATGCTGCTATGAGCAGAATTAGTTCCAGTGATGCCAACTCTACAATTAGTTTTGGAGACGGTGACTGTGATTATTGTCCTATGGAAGACCACGTTGATGCCACCACGACAGAAACCTATATGGGTGAATGGAAGAATGACAAGCGCAGTGGTTTTGGTGTTAGTGAGCGTTCAAATGGCATGAAATATGAAGGAGAATGGCTAAATAACAGGAGGCACGGATATGGATGTACCATGTTTCCAGATGGCAccaaagaagaaggaaaatataaaaataatgttttggttCGTGGAATAAGAAAGCAACTTATACCAATACGAAACACAAAAACTAGAGAAAAGGTGGATAGAGCAATAGAGGGTGCACAGCGAGCGGCTGCCATGGCAAGAACGAAAGTGGAAATTGCAACTTCAAG ACTGCTGTTGATTTCTTGTAGCTCCTGA